From Nonlabens sp. Ci31, the proteins below share one genomic window:
- a CDS encoding SDR family NAD(P)-dependent oxidoreductase, whose product MSKNILLIGGSHGIGNAIVQHMHKGNNVFVASRENENLPDGVTHIPFDALTEELDTSLLPESLDGFVYCPGSINLKPFKMLKQSHFEEDMEINFFSLIKATRTVLPLLTKEGTSSIVYFSTVAVATGLPFHTSIAAAKGAIEGYARALAAEYAPTVRVNVIAPSLVDTPLAGRLLNNDSKKEKMGEMHPLKRVGTPDDIASVAVFLLNQNEGWITGQVIGVNGGKGSLSIG is encoded by the coding sequence ATGTCAAAAAATATACTACTTATAGGCGGAAGCCACGGAATAGGAAACGCAATTGTACAACACATGCACAAAGGAAATAATGTGTTTGTAGCTTCCAGAGAAAATGAAAACTTACCTGATGGAGTAACGCATATTCCATTCGACGCATTAACTGAAGAATTAGATACTTCTCTTTTACCAGAATCATTAGACGGTTTTGTTTACTGCCCTGGAAGCATCAATTTAAAGCCATTTAAAATGCTAAAACAATCGCATTTTGAAGAAGATATGGAAATTAATTTCTTTTCATTAATCAAGGCTACTAGAACTGTTTTACCATTACTTACTAAAGAAGGGACCAGTAGCATTGTTTACTTTTCCACCGTAGCAGTAGCAACAGGATTGCCTTTCCATACCAGTATTGCCGCCGCAAAAGGTGCTATAGAAGGTTATGCAAGAGCACTTGCAGCTGAGTATGCTCCAACGGTAAGAGTAAATGTTATCGCGCCATCACTAGTAGATACACCACTTGCTGGCAGATTGCTGAACAACGATTCTAAGAAAGAGAAAATGGGCGAAATGCACCCGTTAAAACGTGTAGGTACCCCAGACGATATTGCTAGTGTTGCCGTATTTTTACTAAATCAAAATGAAGGTTGGATTACCGGTCAGGTAATAGGTGTCAATGGAGGAAAAGGTTCTCTAAGTATAGGATAA
- a CDS encoding SRPBCC family protein, whose protein sequence is MKLYSFSSQQKLPISLEEAWNFLTDANNLKLLTPPELNMVVQYGTERGMYPGQLIEYSVTPLPFYKTNWVTHITQVEEKKFFVDEQMYGPYATWHHKHFISELNGGTLMEDLIHYRLPFGALGKLGAPFVRKKLEEIFRFRESALIKHFGVFEEKQNEFQKLEKKQKILF, encoded by the coding sequence TTGAAATTATATTCATTTTCCTCACAACAAAAGCTTCCTATCTCCTTAGAAGAAGCTTGGAATTTTTTGACAGATGCCAACAATCTAAAACTTCTAACGCCACCAGAATTAAATATGGTGGTTCAATACGGTACAGAAAGAGGTATGTATCCAGGCCAGCTTATAGAATATTCGGTAACACCACTTCCTTTTTATAAAACGAATTGGGTAACTCACATTACTCAAGTGGAAGAGAAGAAATTCTTTGTAGATGAACAAATGTATGGTCCTTATGCTACTTGGCATCATAAACACTTTATCAGTGAGCTAAATGGAGGCACATTAATGGAGGATTTGATTCATTATAGATTACCATTTGGTGCGCTAGGTAAATTAGGTGCTCCATTTGTAAGAAAAAAGTTGGAAGAAATATTCCGCTTTCGCGAAAGCGCACTTATCAAACACTTCGGTGTATTTGAAGAAAAACAAAATGAGTTTCAAAAATTAGAAAAAAAACAAAAAATACTTTTTTAA
- a CDS encoding cryptochrome/deoxyribodipyrimidine photo-lyase family protein — MKQEVNIVWLKRDLRLLDHEPLMLALNSEVPTLLLYIFEPMLLNDAHYSERHFDFIKQSLVNMNEKLIAVGTQLLIIESDALHAFKTLNSRFDIKNVFSYQETGLLLTFKRDIQLKEYFKTQKIHWSESVSNGVVRGLKNRTNWKEHWNAFINKDFDHPNFDNSTLFSVSRVKQIESSFKSVDLGTEKTTLFQKGGTTTALKYFEGFLEERINGYNTHYSKPLTSRNYSSRLSPYLAWGNLSIRMVAQKAASFKSQIKNKRNLNSFLSRLRWQAHFIEKFEMEYQMEYRNVHAAFRTLDKPSNLEIQQAWKEGKTGYPMVDAGMRCLVTTGFVNFRIRAMLVSFFTHHLWQPWQDASEHMAQQFLDFEPGIHYPQLQMQAGVTGINTVRIYSPVRNSLDHDPDAVFLKKWLPELAHLPVPYIHEPWKMPAMEAVFQNFELGKDYPLPIVDAALARKHAQDILYGIKKDAKSKAESRRIVSKHTNPGREIWPGGGEIRS, encoded by the coding sequence ATGAAACAAGAAGTAAACATCGTATGGTTGAAGCGAGATCTAAGATTATTAGATCATGAGCCATTGATGCTTGCTTTAAATTCAGAAGTTCCTACCCTGTTACTTTATATTTTTGAACCCATGCTTTTAAATGACGCTCATTACAGTGAGCGCCATTTTGATTTCATCAAACAATCGCTCGTTAATATGAACGAGAAATTGATTGCTGTAGGAACTCAATTATTGATCATAGAAAGTGATGCATTGCATGCTTTTAAGACCTTGAATTCCCGTTTTGATATTAAGAATGTATTTTCTTACCAAGAAACAGGTTTACTCCTTACTTTTAAGAGAGACATTCAACTTAAAGAATACTTTAAAACTCAAAAGATCCACTGGAGCGAGTCTGTTTCAAATGGAGTCGTACGCGGATTAAAAAACAGAACCAACTGGAAAGAGCATTGGAATGCCTTTATCAATAAAGACTTTGATCACCCTAATTTTGACAACAGCACTTTGTTTAGTGTTTCGAGAGTTAAACAAATAGAATCCAGTTTCAAATCAGTCGATTTAGGAACCGAAAAGACCACGCTTTTTCAAAAAGGTGGCACCACAACGGCTCTTAAATACTTTGAAGGCTTTCTGGAGGAACGTATTAACGGATACAATACGCATTATTCCAAACCACTGACCAGTCGAAATTACAGCAGCAGGCTATCACCATATCTCGCTTGGGGGAATCTAAGTATTAGAATGGTGGCACAAAAGGCTGCTAGTTTTAAGAGCCAAATTAAAAACAAGCGCAATCTAAATAGCTTTTTATCACGATTGAGATGGCAGGCACATTTCATTGAGAAATTTGAGATGGAATACCAGATGGAATACCGCAATGTGCATGCAGCTTTTAGAACCTTGGACAAACCTAGTAATCTTGAGATTCAACAAGCTTGGAAAGAAGGAAAAACTGGTTATCCTATGGTGGATGCTGGAATGAGGTGTCTGGTCACCACGGGTTTTGTAAATTTTAGAATTAGAGCCATGTTAGTGAGTTTCTTTACACATCATTTATGGCAACCTTGGCAGGACGCTAGTGAACATATGGCGCAACAATTCTTAGACTTTGAACCAGGAATTCATTACCCACAATTACAAATGCAAGCTGGTGTAACCGGAATTAATACGGTACGTATTTACTCCCCCGTAAGAAATAGTCTCGACCACGATCCAGACGCTGTATTTCTTAAAAAATGGCTGCCAGAGCTGGCGCATTTACCGGTTCCTTATATCCATGAACCATGGAAAATGCCTGCTATGGAAGCTGTATTTCAAAACTTTGAATTGGGTAAAGATTATCCGCTACCTATAGTAGATGCTGCGCTTGCGCGAAAACATGCACAAGACATTTTATATGGAATAAAAAAAGACGCAAAGTCGAAAGCTGAATCTCGTAGGATTGTAAGTAAGCATACCAATCCCGGAAGAGAAATTTGGCCCGGTGGTGGAGAAATAAGGAGTTAG
- a CDS encoding cryptochrome/photolyase family protein has product MSEKVNVFWFRRDLRLDDNVGFYEALKSDLKVIPIFIFDRDILDKLPQDDARVTFIHEELQRMRSELQDKHESSVAMYYGRPMEVWKQIMKSYDIDTVYTNRDYEPYAKERDVQIDQLLAEHQIDFKTFKDQVVYEKDDVVKNDGNPYVVYTPYKNKWLEHFRKDFGSGEDQKFYYTNDYLNNCIKNSQLPNLSLSDMGFTKSKIEIPEYTVTPTLIEDYEKTRNFPAIEKGTSRLGIYLRFGVVSVRKMIRKADHATNKTFLSELIWREFFMQILYHFPHTKDAAFRSKYDRIEWRNDEDEFDKWKTGTTGYALVDAGMRELNTTGHMHNRVRMLVASFLVKHLLIDWRWGEAYFAEKLNDYDMSSNVGNWQWAAGSGVDAAPYFRIFNPITQKDKFDKERKYIKEFVPELETSSYPDMMVDHKEARERCLKTYKEAVS; this is encoded by the coding sequence ATGAGTGAAAAGGTAAACGTATTTTGGTTCCGAAGGGATTTACGATTAGATGATAATGTAGGCTTTTATGAAGCGCTCAAAAGCGACCTCAAAGTAATACCTATTTTTATTTTTGATCGCGATATTCTCGACAAACTTCCACAAGATGATGCTCGTGTCACATTTATTCATGAAGAACTGCAACGCATGCGTTCAGAACTTCAAGATAAACACGAGAGCTCTGTAGCCATGTATTATGGAAGACCTATGGAAGTATGGAAGCAAATCATGAAATCTTATGATATAGATACTGTTTATACCAATCGTGACTATGAACCCTATGCAAAAGAAAGAGATGTACAGATAGATCAGCTTCTCGCAGAACATCAAATTGATTTTAAAACATTTAAAGATCAAGTTGTTTACGAAAAGGATGATGTCGTAAAAAATGATGGTAATCCTTATGTGGTGTACACACCCTATAAGAATAAATGGTTGGAGCATTTTAGAAAAGACTTTGGTTCTGGAGAGGATCAAAAATTTTATTATACCAACGATTATCTAAATAATTGCATCAAAAACAGTCAGTTGCCCAACCTTTCTTTAAGCGACATGGGGTTTACAAAATCAAAAATCGAGATTCCAGAATATACAGTCACTCCTACTTTGATTGAAGATTACGAAAAAACGAGAAACTTTCCGGCTATAGAAAAAGGAACGTCGCGATTAGGTATTTATTTAAGATTTGGTGTCGTAAGTGTGCGTAAAATGATACGTAAAGCTGATCACGCAACTAACAAAACATTTTTAAGCGAACTCATTTGGAGGGAGTTTTTTATGCAGATTTTATATCATTTCCCGCATACCAAAGACGCAGCTTTTAGATCTAAATACGATCGTATAGAGTGGCGTAATGATGAAGATGAATTTGATAAATGGAAAACCGGTACAACCGGTTACGCGCTAGTAGATGCTGGAATGCGGGAACTCAATACTACGGGTCATATGCATAACCGAGTGCGTATGCTCGTAGCCAGTTTTCTCGTTAAGCATTTATTGATCGACTGGCGTTGGGGAGAGGCCTATTTTGCTGAAAAACTCAATGATTATGATATGTCTAGCAATGTAGGAAATTGGCAATGGGCCGCTGGTAGTGGTGTTGATGCAGCTCCTTATTTTAGAATTTTTAATCCGATTACTCAAAAAGACAAGTTTGATAAAGAACGTAAGTACATCAAAGAATTTGTTCCAGAGTTGGAAACTTCGAGCTACCCAGATATGATGGTGGACCATAAAGAGGCACGAGAAAGATGCTTAAAAACCTATAAGGAAGCAGTTTCTTAA
- a CDS encoding autotransporter outer membrane beta-barrel domain-containing protein: MKNISLLIVLFVAAFGFAQTDSLQLKGTQDVIHLREIPRNNLIVDLGITQPIANYGDVARSGLQIGAEFSYYTNKHLGLGISVRHQYNEFGYLDFQNDDRTNVTSHNWTSTSIAIGPTYSYTKGRFQFDVFAKTGVAFLNNPENRVSEIGIGNTQVFSNDPANDSASSAYLEGGLRFNYYFRRSVQLFFSPQYNTTLGKPIAYSFRDNNSTAPIQQNIFKKINASNLIFSVGVKIAIGKEYSNGENRVDE, translated from the coding sequence ATGAAAAATATTTCCTTACTCATCGTTTTATTTGTTGCCGCGTTTGGCTTTGCACAAACCGATTCTTTACAACTTAAGGGTACTCAAGATGTCATACATTTAAGGGAGATCCCTAGAAATAATTTGATCGTAGACCTAGGTATAACTCAACCTATTGCAAATTATGGCGATGTTGCTCGATCCGGACTTCAAATAGGTGCAGAATTTTCCTATTACACCAATAAGCATTTGGGACTAGGTATTTCCGTAAGACATCAATACAACGAATTTGGTTATCTTGACTTTCAAAATGACGATCGTACCAATGTGACGTCTCATAATTGGACCAGTACTTCTATCGCTATAGGACCTACCTACTCCTACACAAAAGGAAGGTTTCAATTTGATGTCTTTGCAAAAACAGGGGTTGCTTTTTTAAACAATCCAGAGAATAGGGTTTCTGAAATAGGAATTGGTAACACACAAGTATTCTCAAATGACCCAGCAAATGATTCGGCATCAAGCGCTTATCTAGAAGGTGGACTGCGATTTAATTACTACTTCCGTAGATCGGTTCAACTATTTTTCTCCCCTCAATACAATACTACTTTAGGGAAACCTATTGCTTATTCTTTTAGAGACAACAATTCCACAGCACCTATACAACAAAATATTTTCAAAAAAATTAATGCTTCTAACCTGATTTTCAGCGTAGGGGTGAAAATCGCAATAGGAAAAGAATACAGCAATGGAGAAAATCGTGTGGATGAATAA
- a CDS encoding translation initiation factor: MDLSDQLKNLFPEHNFKEEEQPEKSNIWLQDQPLECKFEKRKGKVNTVIDGYTGATKDFKILAKELKTQLGVGGSFKNDQIIIQGDYRDRIMEMLKEKGFKVKRVGG; encoded by the coding sequence ATGGACTTAAGTGATCAACTTAAAAACCTATTTCCTGAACACAATTTTAAGGAAGAAGAACAACCAGAAAAGAGTAATATCTGGCTACAAGATCAGCCTTTGGAATGTAAATTTGAAAAGCGCAAAGGGAAAGTAAATACTGTAATCGATGGATACACTGGAGCTACCAAAGACTTTAAAATTCTTGCTAAAGAGTTAAAGACACAGCTAGGTGTAGGTGGTAGTTTTAAAAATGACCAAATCATTATTCAAGGTGATTACCGCGACCGGATTATGGAAATGCTTAAGGAAAAGGGCTTTAAAGTAAAGCGCGTTGGTGGTTGA
- a CDS encoding septum formation inhibitor Maf, translating to MKSFWMSALALMLVSCNNNINVEKDGKTIIGEDPMAKLEDRQLSQEFKDYWFNGTAEISSYELSQARYGEMREGTAVMIFVTEPFDKKDQIKADQTKKTNRPVLKLNATRDFNTGIYPYSIMSSTFLPLDKKDNAIKIATSIQEWCGHTYMQLNQDGNQYDVMLHSYFQSEGNTAFEVDNVITENQLAAQLRLDPKEMPVGEIQMIPSTEYLRLKHVETKPYDAVAKLSETTDGYLYSVKFTELGRTIAFKTEKEFPYRILSWMDRYKDGAAPMVSTGTLQKTIKTPYWKQNANKDAVRRDSLGL from the coding sequence ATGAAAAGTTTCTGGATGAGTGCCTTAGCACTGATGCTTGTATCTTGTAACAACAATATAAACGTTGAAAAAGACGGTAAAACCATCATAGGGGAAGACCCTATGGCAAAATTGGAAGACAGACAGCTCTCTCAAGAATTTAAAGACTATTGGTTCAACGGTACTGCCGAAATTTCTAGCTATGAATTAAGTCAAGCTAGATATGGAGAGATGAGAGAAGGAACAGCTGTAATGATATTTGTTACAGAGCCTTTTGATAAAAAGGACCAAATAAAAGCAGATCAAACTAAAAAGACTAACAGACCCGTTTTAAAACTAAACGCCACTCGTGATTTTAATACAGGCATCTATCCTTACAGCATCATGAGCAGTACTTTTTTACCTCTTGATAAAAAAGACAATGCTATTAAAATTGCCACTTCTATTCAGGAATGGTGCGGTCATACCTACATGCAACTCAATCAGGATGGGAACCAATATGATGTAATGCTTCACTCCTATTTTCAAAGTGAAGGGAATACAGCCTTTGAAGTGGACAATGTCATCACTGAAAATCAACTAGCTGCTCAATTGAGGTTAGACCCAAAAGAAATGCCTGTAGGTGAGATTCAGATGATTCCTAGTACAGAATATTTAAGATTAAAGCATGTAGAGACAAAACCTTATGATGCCGTTGCAAAATTAAGTGAGACCACAGATGGGTATTTGTACAGTGTTAAATTTACAGAGCTTGGAAGAACCATTGCTTTTAAAACTGAAAAAGAATTCCCTTACCGAATTCTATCTTGGATGGATCGTTATAAAGATGGGGCGGCTCCAATGGTTTCTACAGGAACACTCCAAAAAACCATAAAAACTCCTTATTGGAAACAGAACGCAAATAAAGATGCTGTCAGGAGAGATAGCCTAGGATTATGA
- the uvrB gene encoding excinuclease ABC subunit UvrB, which produces MDFNIVSEFSPTGDQPQAIKKLISGIEANDKYQTLLGVTGSGKTFTAANVIQGVQKPTLVLCHNKTLAAQLYSEFKDFFPDNAVEYFVSYYDYYQPEAFIPSSGTYIEKDLSINEEIEKMRLSTTSSLLSGRRDIIVVASVSCLYGIGNPVEFQKNVVRIKKDEVIARTALLHKLVQSLYSRTTAEFNRGNFRIKGDTLDVYPSYADTAFRIHFFGDEIEEIERFDPVNGTVLERFEQVTIYPANMFVTSPDILQGAIHEIQEDLVKQTDYFKEIGKPLEAKRLEERTEFDLEMIRELGYCSGIENYSRYLDGRQPGTRPFCLLDFFPDDYLMIIDESHVSVPQVGAMYGGDRSRKENLVDYGFRLPAAMDNRPLKFEEFEAMQNQVLYVSATPADYELAKSEGVVVEQIIRPTGLLDPVIEVRPSQNQIDDLVEEIRLREERDERVLITTLTKRMAEELTKYLSRINVRCRYIHSDVDTLERVEILSDLRRGVFDVLIGVNLLREGLDLPEVSLVAILDADKEGFLRNQRSLTQTIGRAARNINGLAILYADKVTASMQKTIDQTDYRRSKQIAYNEANGLKPTAIKKKLETALYRKNAATYAIEEVLTLKAAEEAAEYLSKAELEKKIRNTRKMMEKAAKELDFMEAARLRDEIKMMQEKVKNA; this is translated from the coding sequence ATGGATTTTAATATTGTATCAGAATTTTCTCCTACTGGAGATCAACCACAAGCGATCAAAAAGCTTATTAGTGGCATCGAGGCTAATGACAAATATCAGACGCTTCTGGGTGTTACTGGAAGTGGTAAAACCTTTACGGCTGCAAATGTGATACAAGGTGTGCAAAAACCAACACTGGTTCTCTGTCACAACAAAACTTTAGCAGCTCAATTATACTCTGAATTTAAAGACTTTTTCCCCGATAATGCGGTAGAGTATTTTGTTTCTTATTATGATTATTATCAGCCAGAAGCCTTTATACCATCCTCAGGAACTTATATTGAAAAAGACCTTTCTATTAATGAAGAAATAGAAAAGATGCGATTGAGTACCACTTCTTCCCTACTTTCTGGGAGAAGAGATATTATAGTGGTCGCTTCGGTTTCTTGCCTTTATGGTATTGGAAATCCTGTGGAGTTCCAGAAAAACGTTGTGCGAATCAAAAAAGATGAAGTCATTGCTAGAACAGCATTACTTCATAAATTAGTTCAATCTTTATATTCCAGAACCACTGCAGAGTTCAATAGAGGTAATTTTAGAATAAAAGGAGATACCCTAGATGTCTACCCGAGTTATGCAGATACCGCTTTTCGAATTCATTTTTTTGGCGATGAGATTGAGGAAATTGAACGTTTTGATCCAGTGAATGGAACCGTATTAGAACGATTTGAACAAGTTACTATCTATCCAGCAAATATGTTTGTGACTTCTCCAGACATTTTACAAGGTGCTATCCATGAGATCCAAGAAGACTTGGTAAAACAAACCGATTACTTCAAGGAGATAGGAAAACCACTGGAAGCTAAACGACTGGAAGAAAGAACCGAATTTGACTTAGAGATGATTAGGGAACTGGGATACTGTTCTGGGATTGAAAATTACAGTCGTTATCTAGATGGACGCCAACCAGGAACAAGACCTTTCTGCTTACTGGACTTTTTTCCCGATGATTACCTCATGATTATTGATGAAAGTCATGTGAGCGTACCACAAGTAGGTGCCATGTACGGCGGCGATAGGTCTAGAAAAGAAAATTTAGTCGATTATGGTTTTCGGCTTCCAGCTGCTATGGACAACCGTCCATTGAAGTTTGAGGAGTTTGAAGCTATGCAAAATCAAGTTCTTTACGTAAGTGCTACTCCTGCAGATTATGAGTTGGCTAAAAGCGAGGGAGTCGTTGTAGAACAAATCATAAGACCTACGGGACTATTAGATCCTGTTATTGAAGTACGACCTAGTCAAAATCAAATAGATGATCTAGTGGAAGAAATACGATTGAGAGAAGAACGTGATGAACGGGTATTAATCACTACTCTTACCAAACGTATGGCAGAAGAGCTGACCAAATACCTTTCTCGTATCAATGTGCGATGTCGCTATATTCATAGCGATGTAGATACTTTAGAACGTGTAGAAATCTTGTCAGACTTGCGTCGTGGAGTATTTGATGTGTTGATAGGTGTGAATTTATTAAGAGAAGGGCTGGATTTACCAGAGGTCTCTTTAGTAGCTATTTTAGACGCCGATAAGGAAGGTTTTTTACGTAATCAACGTTCTCTTACTCAAACTATAGGACGTGCAGCACGTAACATTAACGGACTTGCTATTCTATATGCTGATAAAGTTACAGCCAGTATGCAAAAAACCATCGATCAAACTGATTACCGTCGTTCCAAACAAATTGCCTACAACGAAGCTAATGGTTTAAAGCCTACAGCGATAAAGAAAAAGTTAGAAACAGCCTTATATAGAAAAAATGCAGCAACTTACGCTATTGAAGAAGTGCTCACATTAAAGGCTGCTGAGGAAGCAGCAGAATACCTGTCGAAAGCGGAATTAGAAAAAAAGATCCGTAATACTCGTAAAATGATGGAAAAAGCGGCCAAAGAATTGGACTTTATGGAAGCCGCAAGATTACGAGATGAGATTAAAATGATGCAAGAAAAAGTGAAAAACGCTTAA
- a CDS encoding 4a-hydroxytetrahydrobiopterin dehydratase translates to MEKLTEAQIEKHLENVDGWDYYDDAIHTTFEFDNFMDCFSVMTRIAMEAEKMEHHPDWHNTYATLEITLSSHDVNGLTEKDFKLAAAIEHIVGDE, encoded by the coding sequence ATGGAAAAATTAACAGAAGCACAAATAGAAAAGCATTTAGAAAATGTGGATGGATGGGATTATTATGATGATGCGATCCACACGACATTTGAGTTTGACAACTTTATGGATTGCTTTTCTGTAATGACCCGTATCGCTATGGAGGCAGAAAAAATGGAGCATCATCCAGATTGGCATAATACCTATGCAACTCTAGAGATTACTCTTTCTTCTCATGACGTAAACGGTCTAACTGAAAAAGATTTCAAACTAGCAGCCGCTATAGAACATATCGTAGGAGACGAGTAA
- a CDS encoding mechanosensitive ion channel family protein → MSNFFLKSEVILTLSLLVCTFIIHRFIIWSALKLSKKVSRSELRKQYLNRYTGYVLWSICAISIILVWGNATEGFWVALGSTFAVVGVALFANWSILSNITASFILYFTFPYKIGDRIRIHDKDLPVTAVISDIKGFYTLLVTDEGEIITYPNNLLLQKGVSILQEKKESIFDTPDEDVDRTI, encoded by the coding sequence ATGAGCAATTTCTTTTTAAAATCGGAAGTAATACTTACCCTCTCCTTACTTGTTTGCACCTTTATCATTCACCGTTTTATTATCTGGAGCGCTTTAAAGCTTTCAAAAAAAGTTTCTAGATCAGAATTGCGAAAGCAATACTTAAACCGTTACACAGGATATGTATTATGGAGTATCTGTGCTATATCAATAATCCTAGTTTGGGGCAATGCTACAGAAGGTTTTTGGGTAGCATTAGGATCTACATTTGCTGTAGTAGGTGTGGCCTTATTTGCTAACTGGAGCATACTAAGTAATATTACCGCTAGCTTTATACTCTACTTTACTTTCCCTTATAAAATAGGTGATCGCATACGTATACACGATAAAGACTTACCGGTAACCGCGGTTATTAGTGATATCAAAGGTTTTTACACCTTACTTGTTACAGACGAAGGAGAAATCATTACCTATCCCAATAACTTGTTGCTACAAAAAGGAGTCTCTATATTACAAGAGAAAAAAGAATCTATATTTGACACTCCTGATGAAGATGTAGATCGAACCATATAA